GCAGCAGCCATTGCCCGTGCTAAAGCAAAGAAAGCGGCCAAAGAAGCAGAACTAGCGGCTAGCGAAGACAATGTCGAAGCTGATACTCAAACTGAGCAATCAGAACAAAGCAGCGAGCCAGAAGATCCGCGTAAAGCGGCTGTTGCTGCAGCCATCGCCCGAGCTAAAGCGAAAAAGGCTGCAAAAGAAGCTGAACTAGCAGCTAGCGAAGAAAGAGATGAGACGGATACTCAAACTGAGCAAGCAGAACAAAGTAGCGAGCCAGAAGATCCGCGTAAAGCAGCTGTTGCAGCCGCTATTGCACGTGCCAAAGCAAAGAAAGCAGCCAAAGAAGCACAATTAAAGCAAGAATCAGAAGAAGGAAATGAACCGTCATGAAATTAACCATGGCTTCATCGCCCCACAATCATAGCCATAAAGCACTGAATAAATTAATGATGACAGTGATCGCTGCGTGTGTGCCCGGGATCATCGCTCAGTGTTACTTTTTTGGCTCTGCTGTTTTAATTCAAATACTCATCGCACTCATTTCTGTCAGTGCGTTTGAAGCAGCTATCATGAAGATCCGTAATAAAGCTATTTGGCCATCATTAAGTGATGGCTCTGCTTGGCTAACTGGTGTACTGCTGGCAATCAGTATCCCGCCTCTCGCACCTTGGTGGGTCATCGTCATCGGCTGCCTGTTTGCCATTGTGATCGTGAAACAGCTTTATGGTGGTTTAGGCTTTAATTTATTCAACCCGGCAATGGCAGGTTATGTCTTACTGCTTATTTCATTCCCGGTGCAAATGACAGCTTGGTCGCCAGTGTCTGAACTGTTAGTGACACCAGTGAGTTTTATTGATCAACTTGCTTTAATTTTCACGCAAACCACAACGTCAGGTTTAACCCTAGAGCAAGTCAGAGCAGGTATTGATGGTGTTACTATGGCAACACCACTCGATACAGTAAAAACAGCTGTTTCTCAGGGCTATACAGTTACTGAGGCGATGCAAAGCGCCGTGTTTGCCGATTACGCCGGTAAAGGCTGGATGTGGGTTAACCTAGCTTATCTGGCCGGTGGTCTTTTCTTACTTTGGCGCAGCATTATTAACTGGCATATCCCAGTCGCCTTCATTTTTGCATTGGCATTTTGTAGTGCTGTGGGTTACATCATTGCCCCAGGTAGCCATGCAGGCCTTATTTTCCACCTACTCAGTGGTGCAACTATGTTAGGGGCATTCTTCATTGCCACCGATCCGGTTTCTGCTTGTACCACAGATAGAGGCCGATTAATTTTTGGTGCAGCCATTGGCGTACTGGTTTATATCATCCGTACTTACGGCGGCTATCCAGATGCTGTGGCCTTCTCTGTGTTACTCATGAATATGGCAGTGCCATTGATTGATCACTACAGTCGACCGCGCACATTTGGTCATGGAGGTGCACAATGATAGCCAAATCTATGTATAAAAATGGCGCCATATTGTGTGCTTTTGCATTGGCAACCACAGGCAGTGTAGCTGTGGTTCAGAGCCTGACTGAAACACGGATCGCAGAGCAAGAAAAAGCACAACTGATGTCTTTGCTGTCTCAAGTTATTCCAAGTGAGCGTTACGACAACCAACTCTACCTTGACTGCGTAGAAAGTGATGCGCCTGAGCTTGGCCCAGCAGGCCCGCATATTATTTATCGTGCAAGATTAAACGGCGAGCCCGCGGCTTTGCTTGTTCGTCACATCACTCCAAAAGGGTATAGCGGTAATATCGATATCTTAACTGCAGTTACAAAACGTGGCGAAATCACAGGTGTACGTGTTACCCGTCATGAAGAAACACCCGGCCTTGGTGATAAGGTGGAGCTTTCTAGATCTGATTGGATCACCACATTTAATGGCATGCAAATCAATAGCGCAAATGATGCCCGTTTCGCAGTTAAGAAAGATGGTGGCGAGTTTGACCAATTTACTGGCGCGACCATCACGCCTAGAGCAGTGACTGGTTCAGTGGGAGAAGCCGCTTGGTACGCAACAACTCACTTTGATGCTTTATTTGCCAAAGACAACCTGTGCGCAGGAGAAACACAATGAGCGAATATAAAACCCTCATAAAAGATGGCATGTGGGCCAACAACCCAGCCATTGTTCAACTACTTGGTTTATGCCCACTGCTTGCTGTAACCAGCACCATTACCAATGCTATGGGCTTGGGGATCGCAACCCTTCTGGTACTGGTTGGCTCGAATGTCACCGTATCATTGGTACGTAATTTTGTACCAAAAGACATTCGCATTCCTGTATTTGTCATGATCATTGCCGCGTTTGTAACCATCGTACAGTTATTAATGAACGCTTATACCTTCGGCTTATATCAAGCGCTGGGGATCTTCATTCCATTAATCGTAACCAACTGTGCCATTATTGGTCGTGCCGAAGCCTACGCTTCTAAAAATACCCCGCTATTATCTGCATTCGATGGCATCATGATGGGCCTAGGGTTTATGGTGGTGCTGGTGCTACTAGGCGCAATGCGAGAGTTAATTGGCCAAGGTACCTTGTTTGATGGTGCAAACTTACTATTAGGCGATTGGGCGACGGTTCTGCGTATTGAAGTTTTCCAATTTGATAACCAATTCTTAGTGGCCATTTTACCGCCCGGTGCCTTCTTAGGTTTGGGTTTATTAATTGCCGCTAAAAATGTCATTGATGCGCAAATTAAAGCTAAAGCACAACCTACACAAGAAGCTGAAAAAGCACCCAGAGCACGTGTTACTAGCTTAACTTAAACGGGTTACGAACAATGAACAAAACCAAAAGACTTGAGATCTTAACCCGTTTACGTGATGACAATCCAAACCCAGAAACAGAGTTGGATTTCACCACCCCTTTTGAGTTGCTTGTTGCTGTCACCTTGTCAGCACAAGCCACCGATGTGAGTGTGAATAAAGCGACGGCCAAACTATTTCCAAAAGCAAATACCCCACAAGGTATTTTAGATATTGGCTTAGAATCGCTCAGAGATCACATTAAAACCATTGGTTTATATAATTCTAAAGCCAATAACGTCTATAAGATGTGTCAGATCCTCATCGATAAACACGGTGGTGAAGTACCTGAAAACCGTGAAGCATTAGAAGCCCTACCAGGCGTTGGTCGAAAAACTGCAAATGTGGTTTTAAACTGCGCGTTTGGCTGGCCAACCATTGCAGTCGACACCCATATTTATCGCGTTTCAAATCGCACCAAGTTTGCCATGGGTAAAGACGTGGTTGCCGTTGAAGAAAAGCTTGAAAAAGTAGTACCAAAAGAATTTAAAGTCGACGTACACCACTGGCTGATTTTACATGGTCGCTATGTCTGTGTTGCCCGTAAACCAAAGTGCGGCTCATGTATTATTGAAGATTTGTGTGAATTTAAAGAAAAAACAGATTAGATGAGTAGAGCCATGGAGTTTGGCTCTAATCAAGAAAACGTTTTAAAGGCGCACATGACTTTTAATGATAAGTTCTATGTATATCCCCTGAGCGATTTGCCTTATCACTTATCATTACTCGACCTTGCTTCACATCATAACTTGAAAAGGCATTTACCTTCATTTTTGTTAAGCTTTTCTCAGTATTAATAGACACTTTATGTAAGTATTCACTCTCACCTTCTGCATTCATATAATAAAGGTGTTGGTTATCTATTTTGGCCCAGTAGAACTCATTAGGTAAAGTCAAAGGGGTCGGCTCAATTTGATGGCCATCACTAGCGGTATTTAACCTCACTTGATACAAGCGGTGACTTCCTTGCTCAATGAGGTAAGCATTTCCCATTTGCGTATTATCAGATAAGCCATAAGCCCACTCCCCTTGCGGTAAATCGATGCGCTCTCCTACTAGATTGCGAATATGCAGATTAGGTTTGGCATGTTTAACCGCTGTGATTGCAACCATATTATTTGAAAGCCAATCTACGGCGATCACAGGTACATCACTGGTAAAAATAGCTTTTTCATCTGAAAGAACATCGAGCGGTTGTTGAGACTTCAGCTTATGGAGTGGGAGCGCGAAGACATCGTTGTCGATGACGAGTAAAACTTGTTTATCATCGGGTGAAATCGCCATATTACTCAGGGCATAAGATGACGTAAACTGGGTTAATATTTTTGATTGTGCTCGATGACTGTCTACAAAGTAGATCTGCATTTCACCACTGCGATTTGAAGCAAATAAGTAATCATCACTTTGATGAAACAAGGCTGGGTATGAATCAAACACAGCCGAATTATAGAGCGAACGTGTTTCTTCATCTAATAGTAACCTCAAATTATAGTCATCTGGCTCAGTGCTAAACAGTAGAGAATGCCCATCAGCTATACGGTTTAATCGCTTAGAAAGTCGCTCTGAAACATTAACCACAACTCGACTGTTGTCACCATCAAAGTCACTTTGCATAATCTTCTGCATAGACGAAGACGAATAATAAAAGATTTGCTCAGAGTCATGTGCCCAAATGGCTTCATAAACAGGCCTATCAAATTGCTTGCCAGCTGTGACTTGGTGATTTATCAAGTTGAATGACAACAGTTGAGTTTTATGGTCACTCCCTGTGCTCATAACCAATAGTTTCTCGCCATCTGGTGACACATCTAAGTGGTGATATCCCCACCCTTTTGGTGCAGGTTGATTCAGTAGAGCATGTTCGTTTTTATTAAGGTCATAAGCATATATATGGTTAGGCCAGAAGTTTTCAGGCTGAGCAGTATAATAAATGACGTTTTTCTGGACGTGATAAGCGATGTCTTTGACTCTTTTATCCTGGCAGTTAAATAACATCGTTTCATCAGCGACACTAAAACCCTTACTTTGCTGATAATTCAAGCGGGCTTTATAAACATCACACCGTCCCTTACCTTTATCTAAATAAATTAAGTCACTCCGCGTATCTTGCTCAGTAACAGCAATAATTTCGCTGATAGGATGAGGCAGAGATGCTCGATTTACAGACGCGGTATTTATATTTTTTACCCATAGTTCAACATCATCAGACACATTACGCGTTCTTAAATAAAACAAGTGGTTTTGATCTGGGTGCATACGTGGAGAAAATTCTATCCCCTGCTCTCTCGTTAATGCCATTGAATAAGCAAGCTTGTCATTGTCACTTTGCTCAAACACAAACCAAACAGCAGTAAGTAGAAACAAACCCAGAAAGATAACTAGGCGCTGACGATACAGATTAAAGTTAGCGGCTTCATTACCTTGCCTATCATTAACCGTTGACTCTTCATTAACAGGCGAAGTTTTATACTCAGAAATAGTGCAAATAAATCGGTACCCTCGCTTTGGTACCGTTTGTATATATTTAGGCTGTTTTGGGTCGTCATTAAGGGCTTTGCGCAGATTGCCAACTAATTTATTAATCGCATTATCTGTCACTAAGGTATTAGCCCATACCGTTTCTAGCAGCGTTTGTCTTGAAATTAACTGTTCTGGATGGGTGAGAAAAAACTCTAAAAGCGCAATGAGTTTGGGCTCGATTTCTACTTGCGTGTTTTGTGTTGTGAGCAAACGTTGCTGCTGACTGTCAAAAATAAAATCGCCAAACTTAAGCATAAACAATTGTAATCAATAGATAAAAATTTATATTTCAGCACTTTATCACAGTATCTAACAGGTACAAAAAACAAACGTCCGAACAATCATCGAGCAAAAACTGATTGCATTGCAACGATTTATCCTTTTTTCATCCCTTTTTTTCCTGCAAATTTCATTACTTTCGGCGGTTTTCCTAGCAACTTAAACACAGGTTAATTAGTACAACTAAAGGAATTAAAATGAAGAAAGTTATCGTCTTTATATTTACTCTATGTTTTATATTTAATTTAAGTGCTTATGCATCCGAACGGGGCACCACGATAGAAGATGGGATCTATTCCTCTATTTTATCTGAGCATCGCGGTCTATTAATTCACTTACCCAATGCTTATCACCTAAATAAGTCGCAAACTTACCCAGTTTTATATTTGACGGATGGGTTAAGAAACTTTAAACATGCCGCTGGTACTTTAGATCTACTAACTCAGTCTGATCATGCTAAAGAAATGATCATCGTCGCCATTAAAAATACGCACAGAACACGCGATTTCACGCCAACTTACGATGAAAGCTATAACCAGTGGGGTGTATCTGGCGGGGCTGATAACTTCTTGGACTTTATAGAAAAAGAGCTTATTCCTCATATCAATAAACGCTACCGTAGCAATGGCTTTAAGGTGTTATCAGGCCACTCGCTCGGTGGACTGCTATCAATCTATGCATTACAAACCCGACCTCAGTTATTCCAAGCGCATTTTGCTTTTAGCCCAAGCCTTTGGTGGCACAAAGGGAAAGTGTTAAAACAAGCTCACACTTTTTACAAACAAAAGAAAAATCTAAATAACTATTTATATTTAAACCTCGCTGATGAAACTGGCCATATGTTGAGTTCTTTTGAGCAATATCGTGAATTACTAGGTAATCAAACACGTCTAGGCTTTGATTATGATTTAGAGTTCATAAAAAATGAGAATCACAGTACATCAGCAATGGTGGGACAAAACAGAGCCTATGTTGAGTTGTTTGAACAATTCAAATGCTCTCCTGATTTTGCTGCGCTGGGCTTAACAGGTATTGATGCATGCTATGCTCAACTCTCTACGCAGTATGGGGTCAATTTAAAACCTGATTATCTGGCTTACAGATACGCTGCCGAAAAGGCCATTACAGACAAACGCTACGCCGAAGCCATTGACATATACACACAACTTATCAGTACTTACCCTACTCGCACTGATGCTTATTTCAGACTCGCCTATTTGTATGAAGGTAAAGGAGACAACACCCTGGCTATAAAGACCCTAGACAAGGCGCTCAAAATTAGCTTGAAAGAAAATGTTGAGAACAACAAGATTAAGACTTTCCGAGCCCATATTATGGCAAAGCTGCCAGAACAAACGTGCGAAACAGCAAAAGTTTATGTGGAAAACGGCAAAACAAAATGCGCTTTGTAGATTAGAGGGAGCTTGCTCCCTCTAATTATTTTCTAAGAATGATTTACGATATACCGAGGGGCTTTGGCCAACTATTTTTTTAAAAGCCGTATTGAATGTCGACTTAGAATTAAAGCCGACTTCGAAGGCTATAATTGTGACTTGCTTTGTGGTTTCGGTCAGCGCCGTTTTTGCAGCTTCAATCCTGAAACCATTCACAAACTGAAAGAAATTTGTATTTAAATGCTGTGAGAAAGTTTCTGATATATGATTTTCAGACTCGCGTATTTCTTCTGATAAACGTTTTAAAGAAAGTGACTCATCTAAAAATAGCTGTTCACTTTGCATAGCATGCCTGAGCTTATTCGCAATACTTTGCATTTTATCCTCACTCAACAAAGCCGTCCGTGTGCCTTGTGTTTTAGGTACGCCTTTGTCGACATGACTGAGTACTTTTTGGCTTAACGCTTTTTGTATAAATATGGCTAAAGCAACGACCTCTAAAGCTGGCAGCAATCTACCTGTGCCAAACCAACGCCAACCTAATGCATTAAGCGTAAATTCTATCGCAAACATGCACCATACTGCTCCCCAAATCACCAGTATAGGTTTAAACCAATCTACAGAACGCTGTTCAATGTCAGAAAAACGCTCCATAAGTTGCTGGTTATGGGCTCTATGAAGCTGAAAAGCCAGCAATAAAAAATACGCAGTGTAAATGATAAACAGAGTCGTCACGATCGAGCAGGTTAATATTGAAATTCGCCATAACTCAGGGTCTCGTGTGGCTGGGTTTGCCAAAGCGAGCTTTTCAGCAGGCGTAATCATGAATAAGAATGGCAGCATAACGATGACTACGAGTGCAGGGCCCGATAAAGCCATCAGCCAATACTTTTTATCTATTTTCTTATCAGCAGACATTGTCGCGTGAGCGTAAAAGAACAGCGCTGGGCCCATTAAGATTCTAAAGGGAAACTGTAACCCTGCTAATTCAGGGGCGTACACATAGGCACCCGAATAAATAAACAGCTCACCGGCTAAGTGGATAACAAGGAGTAGAAGTAAGCCTTTTAAAAATAAATTTTGCCTTTCTTTGCCACGATTAAACAAGTCTAATAAGGCAATAAAAGCCATCCCTATCATGCAAGAGTACAAAACTGTCGGAAATACATTAACCATTCACGTATTCAATAAATTATTAAAATAAGCGACCTAACTATATATCTAACTCTTCTTACAGTCCAACACCTATCCACCTGATACTATTGCTAATTTTATTTTACATCTCGAAACTTTTATATCTTTTTTAAGTAAAAATAACCCGTTATCAAACTATTTTTCACTCAAAAAGAATGCATTAATTTCTATTATTTCGTTCAAATAGGCCCATCAAGGCGCACAACTTTTACTTTTTCGGCAATCTTGTTCGCATCAAAAATAACTAATTAAAGCGACCTATGAAAATCTTTGAATGGCATGAAAAAAGACAGCACTTATTATCTTTGTTATGGATATTTATCACCGTCAATTACATTTACTGTGATGTTTTTACTCTACATCTTGCACCTTACTTGGAAGCTTTTTTAGCTGGGCAAGTTGGCAGTATAAGCATCACAGAAGAGTTCTTATTGATATTTGCCTTCATTATGCAAATTCCCATGATCATGATTGTACTATCAAGGGTGCTGGCTTTTCCGTTAAATAAATACGCTAACCTTATTGCCGGAATAATTACAACATCAATACAAGCTTTTACCGTCACCATGGGTGGCAGTCTTCACTACCTATTTTTTAGTTTCTTTGAGATATGCACCGGAATTTTCATTATCTATCTCGCTGCAACTTGGAAGAAAAACGAACTTGCCTCTTTAAAAAGGAACGCAGAATGAATACACAACATAAAAATCAGCAATTTTACGCCCGAGTAGCAGGCCTTTCCTACATTATTTTCACCCTTGCCGGCATTTTAGATAATTTTATTTTAAGCTCGACGCTCGCTTCTAGTGAACAATTCTTAAGTCATGGCGTGTTTGCCAACGAGCAACATTTTCGCTGGGGTGTACTCGCAGAAATAGTGATGTTTACAGCGGTAACAACCGCATCAATGGGTTTTTACCTTGCTTTAAAACCCATCAATAAACCACTTATGCAAACTGCGCTTTGTTTTCGGTTAGTTGAAATTATTATAGGTAGTTTTGTCGTCACTGTGAGTATGTCTATGTTGGCTCTGTCTAATAAAACTTATTTACTGAATGTATTCGACGCTGAACAAATACGTCATATCATCGTCATTGCTTCAAGCTTTAGACAGCCTGCTAGTGAATATAGCTGGATATTTATGGGCGTGGCCGGGATCATGACCTTCTATCTATTTTTTAAAACCAATTACATCCCAAAAGCTTGGTCAGTGTGGGGCATGTTCACTTACAGCAGTTTAATCATTTACCCTGTTGCCAAGCTATTGATTGCCGATTTGCCAAGAGAAGCCATGTTTGTGATGTTTCCAGGTGCATTATTTGAATTAGGTGTTGGCTGTTGGTTACTTATAAAAGGATTAGACTTTTCAGCCTATAAACATGAGCTACCATTCAAAACTGAGTTATCAATTTCTGCAGAGGCATAAATAGAGGAATACAAGAAGAGGCTGATTTAAACTTGCTCAGCCTCTCCATTAAGGTGAGTTATCGTATAAATTTATTAATAAACTGATCAACCAATGCAGACTGTGCATTGAGTGACTCTTGTGTCTTTGACATGGTTGAGATTGTTCTATCAGAGCTTTGCATAGAGTCATTCGCAAGTTGCGAGATATGTACTGCATTGTTATTTAGCTCATTAGATACACCTGACATTTCTTCAGTTGCCGTAGCTATTTGATAGTTTAAACCTGAAATATCGTTCACTATAGCATTAATGCTCTCTAAACTAGCCTGTGTGCCCTCGGCTTGAGATACACATTCGGTTGATTTATTTACACCATTTTGAATAGCTTGAACTGCTTGCTCAGCTCGGCTTCGTAAATTTGCAATAATGGTATCGATCTCTTTAGTCGAATCTTGAGTTCGCTGTGCAAGTGCTCTTACTTCATCTGCTACAACAGCAAACCCCCTTCCTTGTTCACCTGCACGTGCCGCTTCAATCGCAGCATTAAGTGCCAGTAAGTTCGTTTGCTCTGAGATCCCTCTAATCACATCAACCACACTGCCTATATTAACCGTCTGGGCATTTAACTCTTCTATGTCTGTTTGTGTTTGTGATAACTCTTCTGCCAATGCATAGTTGTTTTGCATATTTTCATTAACGGCTTTATTACCAATTTTCACCGACTCTAAAGCAGCTTCAGAGCGCTCAGCAGCGTTAGTGGTGTTGCTTGCAACTTCTGATATTGTCGCTGTCATTTCATTTATGGCAGTTGCAAGTGCATCTGTCTGCGCTTGCTGGCTATTTAGTAACTCTGCACTGCGATTACATTCGCTCACTGTATCATTAGCCTGCTCAGTAACCGTTGCACTGGCATCTTTTACTCGCCCTAATACAGCCCTTAGTTCAGACTCTCTAGCTAAAAGTGCTAACTCAATTGCTGCAATATCATTTACCTTTCCTAAATAAATTTTTTGCATTAATGGGTTATCATAAACTTCTTTCGCTTTCTCACTGAGTCTTCTAATTGGGGCCAATTGCTTATGTGTAAAAGCCAAAATAGCGATTAAAAGTACTGTTTCCGAAATATAGCTCCAAGGTGCAGGTAAGGAAGTAAGGAACATAGTCAACAGATAAAAAGCGACTATTATTGCCATGATTTGCGTTGGTAAAGACCATGATGGAGTTAATATTTTTTCAGCTGCACTGCCTGAGTTAAGCTTTTGATAAATTTTCTCTGCACGATTAACTACGGATCTGTCTGGTTTAGTTCGCACCGATTGATACTCAACGGTTTTACCTGAAGCATCTTTTATTGGCGTAACAAAAGCATTCACCCAATAGTGATCACCATTCTTACAGCGGTTCTTCACCATTCCCATCCAAGATTGCCCACTACCAATATAATCCCAAAGATTTTTAAAAGCAGCTTTTGGCATGCTCGGGTGGCGAACAATATTATGCGGTTTATTTTCTAGTTCGTGTAGCTCAAATCCCGCGACTTCGCAAAATTGCTTATTCGCATATTTAATTTGGCCGTTGGTGTTAGTTGTAGATAACAGGTTGTAATGATTGGGATAATCATACTCTCTGTTTGTCACTTGGTTTCTGCCTTTGGTCATCGTCGTTCACACTTATTAAAAAAGATATGATAATTTTTTATTAGAAATTGAGGAAAGCTTTTTCGTTATCAAAATTTGATCGAGATCAATTGAGAATACCGAACTAATAAAATATAGACGTTTTAGATATTTAATGAAAATAAAAAAATAAGATTCTGAATAGAGTTTTTTTATTAAAGGAGGAAAAGAAAGTCAGGATCAGAATGAAGTGGCGTCCCCTAGGGGATTCGAACCCCTGTTACCGCCGTGAAAGGGCGGTGTCCTAGGCCTCTAGACGAAGGGGACGCAGTATCATATAGATAATGTGTCACTAGGACTGGTTATTTAAGCTCTTACCATGCGAGCAAATATCTTGAGCACTTTTAGTAAAGTGGCGTCCCCTAGGGGATTCGAACCCCTGTTACCGCCGTGAAAGGGCGGTGTCCTAGGCCTCTAGACGAAGGGGACGCAGTATCATGTAGATAATGTGTCACTAGGACTGGTTATTTAGGCTCTTACCATACGAGCATATATCTTGAGCACTTTTAGTAAAGTGGCGTCCCCTAGGGGATTCGAACCCCTGTTACCGCCGTGAAAGGGCGGTGTCCTAGGCCTCTAGACGAAGGGGACGCAGTATCATGTAGATAATGTGTCACTAGGACTGGTTATTTAGGCTCTTACCATACGAGCATATATCTTGAGCACTTTTAGTAAAGTGGCGTCCCCTAGGGGATTCGAACCCCTGTTACCGCCGTGAAAGGGCGGTGTCCTAGGCCTCTAGACGAAGGGGACGCAGTATCATGTAGATAATGTGTCACTAGGACTGGTTATTTAGGCTCTTACCATATGAGCATATATCTTGAGC
The Pseudoalteromonas phenolica genome window above contains:
- a CDS encoding PAS domain-containing methyl-accepting chemotaxis protein, whose product is MTKGRNQVTNREYDYPNHYNLLSTTNTNGQIKYANKQFCEVAGFELHELENKPHNIVRHPSMPKAAFKNLWDYIGSGQSWMGMVKNRCKNGDHYWVNAFVTPIKDASGKTVEYQSVRTKPDRSVVNRAEKIYQKLNSGSAAEKILTPSWSLPTQIMAIIVAFYLLTMFLTSLPAPWSYISETVLLIAILAFTHKQLAPIRRLSEKAKEVYDNPLMQKIYLGKVNDIAAIELALLARESELRAVLGRVKDASATVTEQANDTVSECNRSAELLNSQQAQTDALATAINEMTATISEVASNTTNAAERSEAALESVKIGNKAVNENMQNNYALAEELSQTQTDIEELNAQTVNIGSVVDVIRGISEQTNLLALNAAIEAARAGEQGRGFAVVADEVRALAQRTQDSTKEIDTIIANLRSRAEQAVQAIQNGVNKSTECVSQAEGTQASLESINAIVNDISGLNYQIATATEEMSGVSNELNNNAVHISQLANDSMQSSDRTISTMSKTQESLNAQSALVDQFINKFIR